The sequence below is a genomic window from Citricoccus muralis.
CAACATGGATTAGGTCTCCGTGGGGCTGGGGGCCGGGCGGCCCAGGAACGCAGTGAGCAGTTCGTTCTGCAGGGCGAACATCTGCTCCTTGTCGTCGGGCTCGTCGTGGTCGAAGCCCAGTAAGTGCAGCATTCCGTGGGTGGCCAGCAACAGGATCTCATCGTCGGTGGAGTGTCCCATGCGTTTCGCCTGCTGTGCCGCCACCGAGGGGCAGATCACGATGTCACCCAGCAACCCCTGCGTAGGCTGGGCCACGGTGCCGGGGCGCAACTCGTCCATGGGGAAGCTCATGACGTCGGTGGCGTCGGGTAGATCCATCCATTCAAGATGCAGCTGCTCCATGGCGGCGTCGTCCACACAGATCAGTGACAGCTCGGCTTCCGGGTGCAGGTGGAGGGACTCGTAGAGAAACGCGCACAACCGTTGAAGCGATTCAACGTCGACGTCGTCGTCGGTCTCATTCAGAATCTCAACCGCCATGGTTGCCTCCTCGGTCGTGTCCGGAGCGCCGTCGCGCGTTGCGAGGTCCGTGGGCGGGACGGCTAGCACCGGCACCGCGCAGATCCTGTTGTTCTTGGTAGGCATCAACAATCTTGGAAACGAGCCGGTGCCGCACCACATCGGAGCTGGTCAAACGCACCACCGCAATATCTTCGATGCCTTCGAGGTACTCCACCGCTTGGGCCAGCCCGGAGTCGGTGTTGCGGGGCAGATCGACCTGGGAGGTGTCGCCGGTAATGACCATGTGCGAGTTGAAGCCCAGGCGGGTGAGGAACATTTTCATCTGCTCACCGGTGGTGTTCTGTGCTTCGTCGAGAATGATGAAGGCATCATTGAGGGTACGTCCACGCATATAGGCCAGCGGGGCCACCTCGATGGTGCCGGCCTCCATCAGGTGTGGGATCGACTCAGGTTCGATCATGTCGTGCAGCGCATCATAGAGCGGACGCAGATAGGGGTCGATCTTCTCATTGAGCGAGCCCGGCAGGTAGCCCAGCGATTCTCCGGCCTCCACCGCCGGGCGGGTGAGGATGATGCGGTTGACCTCGCGCGCTTGCAACGCCTGAACTGCTTTAGCCATTGCGAGGTAGGTCTTGCCGGTGCCTGCTGGGCCGAGCCCGAAGATGACGGTGTTGTGGTCGATGGCCTCGACGTAACTTTGTTGGTTGATCGTTTTGGGCCGGATGGCGCGACCGCGCGAGGAGACAATGGACTCCGTGCCCCGTCGGGCCGACGTGTCAGTGGGGTTGGCGGCCTGACGCACGGACGACACGGTTTGTTCAATGACGTCCGCCGAGACGGTCACCCCCGATTGGGCGGTGCCATGCAGCTCATCCACGATGGTCTCGGTCTGGCGCACGGCCGGGGCCGGGCCGGAAACGGTGAGGGTTTCTCCGCGTACGGACAGCCGGAGTCCGGGATAGACGCCTTCGAGCACGCGCAACAGCAGGTCTTGGGGACCGAAGGTCCGTATCATGGCGTCGGCGGACGAGAAGCTGATGCTGATCTCGTCGTCGGCGGAGGCTGGCTGTTCCAGATCAGTCACAGTGGACGGGTCATCTCCCTCGGATGCTGGGTCGGGCTTGGTCAATCCCGCGGTTGCCTCAGTTTATCCCGGGTCCTCACCAGCGGGACAACAGCTGTTGGACGAGAGCGACCGCGATGGGTCCGGCCGTGGATGAACGCATGACGTGCTCGCCCATGCGCACCCGATACGCCCCGGCCTCGACCAGCGCGGACAGCTCACCATCACTGATGCCGCCTTCCGGGCCGACGACGAGCACCAATTCAACGGCGGCCCGCAGGTGTGCCGGCTCCCATTCGGTCACAACAGTAGCCAACGAGTCGGTGGCGTTCTCGTCCAGGACGAGAACTATGGTGTCGCTGGCCACCAGGCCCGCAATATCGGTGCCGGTCACGGGATCGCGAAGGGCAGGAACCCGAGTGCGACGGGCCTGCTTAGCCGCCGCTTCCAGGTTCGTCCGCCATTTAGTCAGCGTTTTGTCGATCTTGTCGGACTTCAGCCGGACCACCGAGCGCTGAGCCTGCCACGGGATGACGGCGTCGACACCCACTTCGGTGGCCGTCTGGATGCCCAACAGGTCCCGGTCGCCTTTTGCCAGTGCCTGAACCAACACCAGTCGCGGCTGTGCTTCCGGGGTGCTCCCCCACTGCTGGATCGTCACGGACATCGCGACGGCCGAGGGATCCGAGACCACTCCGGTGGCGTACTGCCCGCATCCATCGGCGACCAGTACGGTCTCCCCGGCCTGCAGCCGCATGGCTTTCACCGCATGGGCGGATTCAGCCGAGCCGAGCCGTACCTGGTCGCCTTCTTCGAGACCATCCAGGCTGCCGGCGGGCACCAGAAACAGCGGATCAGTCACGGTTACGCCAGTTCTCCTTGAGTTTGGAGAACAACCCGCGAGTCTCGACCTGTCCGTGCACGATGTCTTCGTGGCGCAACTGGGCCAGCTTCTCGAGGAGCTCGCGCTGTTCGTCATCCAGCTTGGAAGGGGTCTCCACGCGCAGGGTCACCTTCAGATCGCCACGGCCGGTACCACGCAAGCGGCCAACGCCAAGTCCCTTCAGGGTGTGCACTTCGCCGGACTGGGTTCCGGGCTTGACCTTGATGGACTGCTCCCCGTCAAAAGTATCCAGGGTGACCTCGGTGCCCAGCGCCGCAGCCGTCATCGGCAGCGACATGGTGGCGGTCAGGTGCACGCCATCGCGGGTGAATACGTCATGATTGCGGACGTCGATCTCCACGAACAGGTCACCATTGGGTCCCCCGCCGATACCGGCCTCGCCGCGCCCGGCGAGCTGGATGCGGGTGCCCACGTCCACACCGGCAGGGATCTTGATGGTCATCGATGCACGATCGCGCACTCGACCCTGCCCACCGCATTCGTGGCAGGGGCTGGGGATGGTGGTGCCGAAGCCACGGCACTGCGGGCACGGCTCAGCGGTCATCACGGTGCCCAGAATGGAGCGGACCGGGCGGCGTACTTGTCCCTGTCCGGCACAGTGGCTACAGGTCTCCGGAGAGGTACCGGGCTCGCAGCAGGTGCCGTTGCACGTCTCGCAGCGCACCGCGGTGTCGACTTCGATGGTCTTGTCCACGCCGAACACGGCGTCGTGGAGGTCGATCGGAACGGTGATCAGCGCATCCTGACCGCGCCGGGCACGGCTTGCCGGACCGGAGGCCTGTCCGCCGCCAAAGAATGTCTCGAAAATATCGGAGAAGCCGCCGAAGCCGCCCGCACCACCGAAGCCGCCTGCGGCCTGGCCGTTCTCGTTACCCGTGGCGTCATAGTTGCGCCGCTTGTTCTCGTCCTGAAGCACATCGTAGGCGCGGGAGACGTTCTTGAATTCCTCAGCCGCCTCGGGTGAGGGGTTGTGGTCCGGGTGCAGTCGGCGGGCCTTCTTGCGGTAGGCGCGTTTGATCTCCTCGCGGGTCGCCTCGCGAGAGACACCCAGAACCTCATAGTGGTCAGCCACGGTGTCGAGTCTTCCTTCCAATCGGTGAAACGTCAGTTATGCGTGCGTGCCGGGATCCTCTCCCGGCGCGCTACTGCGCGAGAATGCGGGACAAATAGCGGGCGACAGCGCGCACTGCGGCCATCGTTCCGGGATAGTCCATGCGGGTCGGACCTACCACGCCCAGCTTCGAAATCTGGCCGGGGCCATATCCCGCGGCGATCACAGAGGTCTCGGCGAGCGAACCCGAATTCTCGGTGCCAATGCGTACCGAGAGTCCGTTGAGGTCTTGGTCCATTTCCGTGAGAAGCTTCAGCAACACGACCTGCTCCTCGAGGGCTTCCAAGATCGGTCCGATCGAGTACGGGAAGTCCCCCGGGGTGCGTGCCAGGTTAGCAGTGCCGGCCAAGATGATGCGATCTTCTCGGCCAGTGGCGAACAAGGCCTCCAGCGCCTCTCGCAAGGAACCGGCGAGGTGTTGTTCGGTCGGCGGAATCAGCTCGATCGCCACTTCCATGGCGGCCGAGGCATGCGCTGGCCCCACTCCCTGAAGGTGACCAAGGAACGTCTGCTTGACGACGTCGAGGTCCGTCTCCGTGAACGGCTCCTCGATGGCGACGGTGCGCTGGTCCACTTTGCCGGAGGAGAGGATCAGTACCACCAGCACCCGGCCGTGTCCGAGCGAAACCATTTCCAGGTGCCGCACCGTCGCGGAGTCGAGGTGTGGATACTGGAGGATGGCGACCTGCTGGGTCAGCTGGGCAAGCAGCCGCACGCTGTGGGCCATCATGTCGTTGATGTCATCAGTGGCGTCCAAGAGCATCTGGACGGCGCGTTTCTCGGCCGCCGAAAGCGGGCGCACATCCGAGATCCGATCGACGAAGAGCCGGTAGCCCTTGTCCGTGGGAATGCGTCCAGCGGAAGTATGCGGGGCGGCGATCAGTCCTTCTTCTTCCAGCGCAGCCATGTCATTACGCACGGTGGCCGAGGACACTCCCAGATCGTGTCGATCCACCAGCGCTTTGGACCCCACCGGCTCACGGGAGGAGACATAGTCTTCGACGATCGCTTGCAGAACCTTCATTCGACGCGGCAATTCAGACATGTTCACCCCTCCTCAACCGAGTCAGCTGTCATTAGCACTCACTATTGCTCAGTGCTAAGTCTAGTACGTCAACTGCGCCCATTGCATCGTGGCGCTGCGGGTGTCGGAGCCCACCCGATGGTAGCGTCTCTGGCGTTCGGATTGGCGTTGATCGAAGGAGACACCGATGAATTGGGATTCCTGGGGTCCGGGTTCTTTGGACCCGCGGGCCAGCAAGCGCGAGGTGCGCGATGTCCCGGCTCAGGTGGGTGAGGTCATCGAGGAGTCCGCGTCCGGCTTCACCGGCGCGATCATCCGCACCGAACGTTCCGGCGGAGTGCATCTTGCCGTGTTGGAAGACGGGCGCGGGACGCGTCGTTCGTTCCCGTTGGGTCACGGATTCATGATCGACGGCGAACCGATCCGGTTGGTCCCCTACGTGGCCGCCACCCGCTCCGCACCCCGACGTACCGCCTCCGGCTCCGTGAAAGTAGAACAGCATCGGGCCCGCGTTGCGCGCGCCTCTCGGATCTGGGTAGAAGGTGTCCACGACGCCGAACTGGTGGAGAAAATATGGGGCGACGACCTGCGCGTCGAGGGTATCGTCGTGGAACCGCTTCACGGGGTCGACGATCTCGCTGGCGCAATCCGTGATTTCTCCCCTGGTCCGCAGCGCCGCCTGGGCATTCTCGTGGATCACTTGGTCGCCGGTTCGAAGGAAGAACGCATCGCCCGCGAGGCCATGGCGGTACCGGGCTCAACCGGCAACGTGCTGATCGTGGGACATCCCTATGTGGACGTGTGGCAGGTCATCAAGCCTCGGGTGCTGGGTTTCGAGGCGTGGCCCGAGATTCCCCGTGGTCAAGATTGGAAGACCGGGATCCTTCGGTGGTTGGGGTGGCCGCACTCTACCAAGGAGGATGTGGGTCTTGGCTGGAAGCGCTTATTGAGTCAGGTCACCACCTACGCAGACATCGAACCATCCCTGTTGGGGCGGGTCGAGCAGGTCATCGATTTCCTGACAGAGCCCGGTCAACTGAACGACGACCAGTGATTCCCTGAGAGTTTTTCGAGCGCCCTGTGTACGCGTCCGGGGAGCCCAGATTAACCGGTAAACTAGTGGCCGACATCCGCACGAAATCTGCAGACAAAGGACACGGTGAACTGTGGCTCAGCATCCTGGCTACCCCCGCGGCGACGCATCGGAGAATTCCAGCTCGACCTCGGCTCGGCCGCTGACCCCTCAAGAAGACCGCCAGTGGGCCATGCTCAGCCACTTTGGCGCATTCCTCGGCGCAATTCCTTCCCTCGTCATCTTCATGGTGATGCGTGACCGTGGACCCTTCACGGCCCAGGAATCCAAGGAAGCACTGAACTTCACTCTGCCCCTCACCGTGGTTGCCGTGGTTGCCAACCTGCTGGCCCTGCTCCCGATCATCGGTGCCATCTTCGGAGTCGTCGCGGTGCTCTTGTGGCTGTTCATGACGATTTCCGGGGTGGTGGCCGGCATTGAGGTCAACAAGGGACGACCTTACCGCTACCCGTTTAACCTCCGCCTGATCAACTGATGTCGGTCGGACTGACCCAGCGGGTCAGTTCTCGGTTGGGTGCTGATGCCCGGCGCCGATGGCGCCGGGCGTTTTGCCACCCAGCGCCGCGCGCTTCGCGCCCTGCGCCGACGCGGCACCCTTACTAGCTTTGTGGTCCGTCGTTGTGGCGTCGCTGTCCAAACCGTGGCTCCAAGGCGTGAGCGTCCACAACCCCGCCAGGATCGCGCCCCAGATAGCGCCGACCACCAGGGACAGCGCGGTGTTGACCAGCCACGCCAAGAATCCGGCCGGAACCAGCACCTCAGCCCCGTGGATGAGGTGATAGGGCATTGAGAAGCCCAGTTCGTCCATTCCCACCACCATGATGTGTCCGCCAACCCACAGCATGGCCAGTGTCCCGATCACGCCGATGGTGGCGAGGACCTTGGGCATCGCGGTGACCAAGCCGCGACCAAAACTCGCCCACCGGGGGCGGTGGCCAGTGGCGAGCTTCAGCCCAATGTCGTCCATCTTCACCAGCAAGGCAACCACGCCGTACACGACCGCGGTGATACCGATACCAACGATGATCAGGATGATGGCACGTCGCCAAAAAGTCTCATCGGCAACCTCATTGAGGCTAAGGACCATGATTTCGGCCGACAGGATGAGGTCGGTAAAAATAGCTGCCTTGACGAGAGTATCCTCATCACGAGGCTGCTCTTGATCGGCCCGTGGCCCTTGTGAGATCCGCCGCGGAACTTCTCGATGGTCTTCTCCATGCCTTCAAAGCACAGATATGAGCCGCCGAGCATCAGCAACGGTGTCAGCGCCCAGGGCAAGAATTCGCTCAAGAGCAGGGCAATCGGCAGGATGATCACCAGTTTGTTGATCAGGGACCCGCGGGCAATCCGCCAGATCATCGGCAACTCACGAGCCGGCTTCACGCCCTCGACGTACTGCGGAGTCACCGCCGTATCGTCGATAACAACACCCACGGCTTTGGTGCTGGCCCGGCCGGCCGCCGCGGCCACATCGTCGACGCTGGCCGCCGCTGCCCGGGCGATAGCAGCGACGTCGTCGAGCAGAGCAACCAATCCCCCGCTCATGCGCCGAATCCATTCGTAGGCACCGCCAGGTGAGAGTGCAAGAAAGTCATGGGCTCAGCATACGACCCGGTGCCGAAAACGTGCTGATGATGATTGATCAGAATCCTGCGAGTCGGCGGGTGATGGCGTCATCGAGCAGGCGTCCCTGCAGGGTAGGAATGATACGACCACGCAACGCTGCGGCACCGTCAATGAGCCCGTCGGCAATGAGCTTGGTGATCTCCGCCCGGTCCAAGGGCTCGTCATCGTCGAAATCTGCGATGGCCAGTCCTTCCGACAGACGCACGCCCAGCATGATCCGCTCCAGCCGGCGAGCCTCTGCGTCGGGGGTTTCGCGTCCGATCGCCGGAGAAACCCCGGTCGTTAAACGCTGAGCGTAGGCCGCAGGGTGCTTGGCGTTCCAGAAGCGTACCCCCGCTAGATGCGAATGTGCTCCGGGGCCCACACCCCACCAATCTTGGTCCCGCCAGTAGGCGACGTTGTGGCGAGCTTGGTTGATGCCGCGCCGGTCTGGATCGTGCGCCCAGTTTGAGACTTCGTACCAGTGATAGCCGCGTTCAGCCAACAGGGTGTCGGCCAGCAGGTACTTGTCCGCTTGGTCGTCCGGATCAGTATCTGCTTGGGTTCCCCTCCGGACGGCGGCACCGAATTTGGTGCCTTCTTCAACGATGAGCCCGTAAGCGGAAATGTGGTCCGGTTGTAGCTGAAGCGCAGTATCGAGCGTGGTGCGCCAGTCTTCAAGGCTCTCCCCAGGTGTCCCGTAGATCAGGTCGAGCGAGACTTCCAGCCCGGCCTGCCGCGCCCAGGCTACGGCCGTTGGCACGTTCTCGGGACGATGAGTGCGCTCAAGAGTGTCCAGCACGTGGTTGACTGCAGACTGCATACCGAAGGAGACTCGGGTGAATCCGCCCTCGGCTAGCTTCCATAGCGACTCTCGAGTGACCGAATCGGGGTTTGCTTCCGTGGTGATCTCAGCACCCTCGGCGATGCCCCATTGAGAACGGGCAGCATCGAGAATGCGCACCAGGTCCGCGGCCGGTAACAGCGTTGGGGTGCCTCCGCCAAAGAAAACGGTGTGCAACTGACGCGCCGGAATATCCGAGGCGTTCATGACGTCGGCAGCGAAGCCAATCTCAGCGATGGCTGTATCTGCGTAGCTGGTCCGGGACGCTCCGGGGCCCATGTCTTCTGCCGTATAGGTGTTGAAGTCGCAGTAGCCACACCGAACCGTGCAGAACGGCACATGAACGTAGAGCGAAAAGGTCCGCGCAGCCCCGGAGCGTTTGGCGATCTTAATGGTCTGCGCTACCGTGTCCGGCAGTAGTCCGTCGGTCGGAGCCGGATCCGCGGTTATCGGAGTTCCTGGCACAAATTCCTCGTCAGACTCACTTCTTGGCGTTGGCTTGGTCGCCACCACCGTCGGAGGACAGTGCAGCAATGAAGGCCTCTTGCGGCACTTCGACGCGGCCGACCATCTTCATCCGTTTCTTGCCTTCCTTCTGCTTTTCCAACAACTTCCGCTTACGAGAAATATCGCCACCGTAGCACTTGGAGAGGACATCCTTGCGGATGGCCCGGATATTCTCACGAGCGATGATCCGGGAACCAATAGCCGCCTGGATCGGCACCTCAAACTGTTGCCGAGGAATCAGTTCCTTGAGCTTCCCGGTCATCATGACCCCGTAGGAGTATGCCTTGTCGCGGTGGGTAATCGACGAGAAAGCGTCCACGGCATCGCCCTGTAGCAGAATATCGACCTTGACCAGGTCCGCTTCTTGGTCCCCATCGGGCTGCCAGTTCAACGATGCATATCCCTTGGTACGGGATTTGAGCTGGTCAAAAAAGTCGAAGACAATCTCGGCCAACGGAATCCAATAACGGATTTCAACGCGTTCTTCAGAGAGATAGTCCATGCCGCGCATGTGACCGCGCTTGGACTGGCACAACTCCATGACCGCACCGATGTACTCGCTGGGGACGATCACCGTGGCGGAGGCCATCGGTTCCTGAACCGAGAGGATCTTCCCTTCGGGGAATTCCGAGGGGTTGGTCACGGTGACCACGGACTTGTCCTCCGTGGTGACTTCGTAGACCACGTTCGGCATGGTCGAGATTAGATCGAGGTTGAACTCTCGCTCCAGGCGCTCGCGAATAATCTCCAGGTGTAGCAGACCCAGGAAGCCCACTCGGAAGCCGAAGCCAAGCGCAACCGAAGTTTCTGGTTCGTAGTTCAAGGCGGCGTCGTTGAGCTTGAGCTTGTCGAGCGCGTCACGCAACGTTGGGTAGTCGGAGCCGTCGATCGGGTACAGCCCGGAGAAGACCATCGGCTGAGGCTCGTCATAGCCACCAATGTGAGTCTCGGCCGGCTTGGCGTGGGAGGTCACCGTGTCGCCGACCTTGGACTGGCGCACATCCTTCACACCGGTGATCAGGTAGCCGACCTCGCCGACGGACAGGCCCTTGGTGGGCTGTGGCTCGGGCGAGGATACACCGATCTCCAGTAGGTCGTGGGTGGCTCCGGTCGACATCATTTCGATTTTTTCGCGCGGAGACAGAGACCCGTCCACCACACGCACGTAGGTCACCACACCGCGATAGGTGTCATAGACCGAGTCGAAGATCATTGCGCGAGCTGGGGCGTCCACCTGACCTTCGGGAGCAGGCACGTCCTGGACCACACGATCAAGCAACGCATCGACGCCGACACCGGTCTTGCCCGAGACACGCAACACCTCGTCAGGTTCGCAGCCAATGAGGTGGGCGATCTCTTCGGCGTAGCGATCCGGATCGGCGGCCGGCAGATCAATCTTGTTCAGCGCAGGAATGATGGTGAGGTCATGTTCCATGGCCATATAGAGGTTGGCCAGCGTCTGTGCCTCGATACCTTGGGCGGCGTCGACCAGCAGGATCGCGCCTTCGCACGCAGCCAGCGATCGTGATACTTCATAGGCGAAGTCCACGTGGCCTGGAGTATCGATCATGTTCAGCGCGTAGTTCGTGCCGTCGACTTCCCAGGGCATACGCACGGCCTGGGATTTGATGGTGATACCGCGTTCGCGTTCGATATCCATGCGGTCCAGGTACTGGGCCTTCATATCGCGGGGCTGAACAACTCCAGTGGACTGCAACATCCGGTCAGCCAGAGTGGACTTACCGTGGTCGATATGGGCGACAATGCAGAAGTTCCGGAGCACGGCAGGGTCAGTGCTGGCGGGGACCGGAGGGTGGGACGCCATCGGCGACACGAGCATCATCCTTTTCGGGGCGAATCAGTGTCGTCGCCAAGTGGAATCCTTAACGACGCTGAATGTCTAGACCCCCTATTGTTTCATGTTTTCCTGCCTGCTGTGGCGGGCCACCCTCGGAGCCGGAGAGTCTTTCACTGGGTCGCGGATGTTTTACGCTGAAGAACATGGCTATGAACCTCCATCGCATTATGCGACTCGGTCGACAGGTGACTCGTCTTGCCCAGCAGATTAACCGGGCACGGCAGGGAAATGACACACCCCAGAAGCAGCGTCAGGGCGGCAACCGTTCCGCTGAGAACGGCGCAGGAACCCGCACCCCGCCTCAGACCAGCCATGAGGTGACGGACTATACCGGAGATTTTCGGGGTGCGGTGCGCTGTGAGTACGATCCTGTCCCCGGCCCGCAGGCGGGCCCAGGTGAAGTGGTGTGGACGTGGGTGCCGTTCGAAGAACTTGATGGCAGGGGCAAGGATCGTCCCGTGTTGATCATCGCTCGGAGGGGTCGTTACTTGCTGGCTCTGCAGCTCACGACCAGGGATCGCAACAACGCGTCGTCCCCTGATGAGGACTATCTCGACATTGGCTCGGGAGCTTGGGATCCGAAGGGTCGTCCCAGTGAAGTCAACCTGACTCGAGTGCTTCAGCTGAATCCGCGCGACCTGCG
It includes:
- the ybeY gene encoding rRNA maturation RNase YbeY, coding for MAVEILNETDDDVDVESLQRLCAFLYESLHLHPEAELSLICVDDAAMEQLHLEWMDLPDATDVMSFPMDELRPGTVAQPTQGLLGDIVICPSVAAQQAKRMGHSTDDEILLLATHGMLHLLGFDHDEPDDKEQMFALQNELLTAFLGRPAPSPTET
- a CDS encoding PhoH family protein; translated protein: MTDLEQPASADDEISISFSSADAMIRTFGPQDLLLRVLEGVYPGLRLSVRGETLTVSGPAPAVRQTETIVDELHGTAQSGVTVSADVIEQTVSSVRQAANPTDTSARRGTESIVSSRGRAIRPKTINQQSYVEAIDHNTVIFGLGPAGTGKTYLAMAKAVQALQAREVNRIILTRPAVEAGESLGYLPGSLNEKIDPYLRPLYDALHDMIEPESIPHLMEAGTIEVAPLAYMRGRTLNDAFIILDEAQNTTGEQMKMFLTRLGFNSHMVITGDTSQVDLPRNTDSGLAQAVEYLEGIEDIAVVRLTSSDVVRHRLVSKIVDAYQEQQDLRGAGASRPAHGPRNARRRSGHDRGGNHGG
- a CDS encoding 16S rRNA (uracil(1498)-N(3))-methyltransferase, with the translated sequence MTDPLFLVPAGSLDGLEEGDQVRLGSAESAHAVKAMRLQAGETVLVADGCGQYATGVVSDPSAVAMSVTIQQWGSTPEAQPRLVLVQALAKGDRDLLGIQTATEVGVDAVIPWQAQRSVVRLKSDKIDKTLTKWRTNLEAAAKQARRTRVPALRDPVTGTDIAGLVASDTIVLVLDENATDSLATVVTEWEPAHLRAAVELVLVVGPEGGISDGELSALVEAGAYRVRMGEHVMRSSTAGPIAVALVQQLLSRW
- the dnaJ gene encoding molecular chaperone DnaJ — protein: MADHYEVLGVSREATREEIKRAYRKKARRLHPDHNPSPEAAEEFKNVSRAYDVLQDENKRRNYDATGNENGQAAGGFGGAGGFGGFSDIFETFFGGGQASGPASRARRGQDALITVPIDLHDAVFGVDKTIEVDTAVRCETCNGTCCEPGTSPETCSHCAGQGQVRRPVRSILGTVMTAEPCPQCRGFGTTIPSPCHECGGQGRVRDRASMTIKIPAGVDVGTRIQLAGRGEAGIGGGPNGDLFVEIDVRNHDVFTRDGVHLTATMSLPMTAAALGTEVTLDTFDGEQSIKVKPGTQSGEVHTLKGLGVGRLRGTGRGDLKVTLRVETPSKLDDEQRELLEKLAQLRHEDIVHGQVETRGLFSKLKENWRNRD
- the hrcA gene encoding heat-inducible transcriptional repressor HrcA, with product MSELPRRMKVLQAIVEDYVSSREPVGSKALVDRHDLGVSSATVRNDMAALEEEGLIAAPHTSAGRIPTDKGYRLFVDRISDVRPLSAAEKRAVQMLLDATDDINDMMAHSVRLLAQLTQQVAILQYPHLDSATVRHLEMVSLGHGRVLVVLILSSGKVDQRTVAIEEPFTETDLDVVKQTFLGHLQGVGPAHASAAMEVAIELIPPTEQHLAGSLREALEALFATGREDRIILAGTANLARTPGDFPYSIGPILEALEEQVVLLKLLTEMDQDLNGLSVRIGTENSGSLAETSVIAAGYGPGQISKLGVVGPTRMDYPGTMAAVRAVARYLSRILAQ
- a CDS encoding DUF3097 domain-containing protein; this encodes MNWDSWGPGSLDPRASKREVRDVPAQVGEVIEESASGFTGAIIRTERSGGVHLAVLEDGRGTRRSFPLGHGFMIDGEPIRLVPYVAATRSAPRRTASGSVKVEQHRARVARASRIWVEGVHDAELVEKIWGDDLRVEGIVVEPLHGVDDLAGAIRDFSPGPQRRLGILVDHLVAGSKEERIAREAMAVPGSTGNVLIVGHPYVDVWQVIKPRVLGFEAWPEIPRGQDWKTGILRWLGWPHSTKEDVGLGWKRLLSQVTTYADIEPSLLGRVEQVIDFLTEPGQLNDDQ
- a CDS encoding DUF4870 domain-containing protein — translated: MAQHPGYPRGDASENSSSTSARPLTPQEDRQWAMLSHFGAFLGAIPSLVIFMVMRDRGPFTAQESKEALNFTLPLTVVAVVANLLALLPIIGAIFGVVAVLLWLFMTISGVVAGIEVNKGRPYRYPFNLRLIN
- a CDS encoding DUF808 family protein — its product is MFTDLILSAEIMVLSLNEVADETFWRRAIILIIVGIGITAVVYGVVALLVKMDDIGLKLATGHRPRWASFGRGLVTAMPKVLATIGVIGTLAMLWVGGHIMVVGMDELGFSMPYHLIHGAEVLVPAGFLAWLVNTALSLVVGAIWGAILAGLWTLTPWSHGLDSDATTTDHKASKGAASAQGAKRAALGGKTPGAIGAGHQHPTEN
- a CDS encoding DUF808 family protein, which encodes MSGGLVALLDDVAAIARAAAASVDDVAAAAGRASTKAVGVVIDDTAVTPQYVEGVKPARELPMIWRIARGSLINKLVIILPIALLLSEFLPWALTPLLMLGGSYLCFEGMEKTIEKFRGGSHKGHGPIKSSLVMRILSSRQLFLPTSSCRPKSWSLASMRLPMRLFGDVPSS
- the hemW gene encoding radical SAM family heme chaperone HemW, with the translated sequence MPGTPITADPAPTDGLLPDTVAQTIKIAKRSGAARTFSLYVHVPFCTVRCGYCDFNTYTAEDMGPGASRTSYADTAIAEIGFAADVMNASDIPARQLHTVFFGGGTPTLLPAADLVRILDAARSQWGIAEGAEITTEANPDSVTRESLWKLAEGGFTRVSFGMQSAVNHVLDTLERTHRPENVPTAVAWARQAGLEVSLDLIYGTPGESLEDWRTTLDTALQLQPDHISAYGLIVEEGTKFGAAVRRGTQADTDPDDQADKYLLADTLLAERGYHWYEVSNWAHDPDRRGINQARHNVAYWRDQDWWGVGPGAHSHLAGVRFWNAKHPAAYAQRLTTGVSPAIGRETPDAEARRLERIMLGVRLSEGLAIADFDDDEPLDRAEITKLIADGLIDGAAALRGRIIPTLQGRLLDDAITRRLAGF
- the lepA gene encoding translation elongation factor 4, with the protein product MSPMASHPPVPASTDPAVLRNFCIVAHIDHGKSTLADRMLQSTGVVQPRDMKAQYLDRMDIERERGITIKSQAVRMPWEVDGTNYALNMIDTPGHVDFAYEVSRSLAACEGAILLVDAAQGIEAQTLANLYMAMEHDLTIIPALNKIDLPAADPDRYAEEIAHLIGCEPDEVLRVSGKTGVGVDALLDRVVQDVPAPEGQVDAPARAMIFDSVYDTYRGVVTYVRVVDGSLSPREKIEMMSTGATHDLLEIGVSSPEPQPTKGLSVGEVGYLITGVKDVRQSKVGDTVTSHAKPAETHIGGYDEPQPMVFSGLYPIDGSDYPTLRDALDKLKLNDAALNYEPETSVALGFGFRVGFLGLLHLEIIRERLEREFNLDLISTMPNVVYEVTTEDKSVVTVTNPSEFPEGKILSVQEPMASATVIVPSEYIGAVMELCQSKRGHMRGMDYLSEERVEIRYWIPLAEIVFDFFDQLKSRTKGYASLNWQPDGDQEADLVKVDILLQGDAVDAFSSITHRDKAYSYGVMMTGKLKELIPRQQFEVPIQAAIGSRIIARENIRAIRKDVLSKCYGGDISRKRKLLEKQKEGKKRMKMVGRVEVPQEAFIAALSSDGGGDQANAKK
- a CDS encoding type II toxin-antitoxin system PemK/MazF family toxin yields the protein MAMNLHRIMRLGRQVTRLAQQINRARQGNDTPQKQRQGGNRSAENGAGTRTPPQTSHEVTDYTGDFRGAVRCEYDPVPGPQAGPGEVVWTWVPFEELDGRGKDRPVLIIARRGRYLLALQLTTRDRNNASSPDEDYLDIGSGAWDPKGRPSEVNLTRVLQLNPRDLRREGGVLEERIYQRVAAAVEARTA